The genomic stretch GGAGGAGTGGGCAGGAGTCGTGGTGAGGCGCTACCCGAGGTGGTCGTTCAAGCGCGGTGCAGTGTCCATCCGTCGGACTCGCCGCCAAAGTCAACGCGAATCCGAATGCCGGTTGCGGGCCGACGGTGGACCGGCGCGATTCACGCGGCGGGGGAGCAAAGATCACATGGGTGTGGCCGCCATATGCCACGCAGCAGGCATGCTGATCGCAAGGCAACGGCTGCTCGCGCCAATCCGTGGAACTGCCGGGGCATGGCACGTGGGCGTGGGAGTGCCAGAAGCCGATATGCAGGTGCAGGTGGCCATGCCCATCGTCCGCATGACCGTGGGTGAAACACAACCAATGCGAGCAGACCGCGAGCACCAGCCCCACGACCAAGGTATGAATCACGCGCTCTGTGATCCGCATATCCGCTCACACCGCCAGGGCGGCCAGGACGAAGCGCGACCCGAAGTGTGGAGAGAATAGTCGCCCAACCTGTAGGTGTCGACGAAATTCTGCCGGATGTGTACGGAGCGTGCTCGGCGGGTCGTGAACAGGTGCCGCGCAACCGCTCTCGGGCCACCTTGACCAGTCGGCCCCTCGGGGGCGCAATCCACACTCTGGCATGGGGGTGATTCATGGGGAGCATCGGTAACTCACCGATCTCGAGTTTCAATGATGTTAACGCAGCATTTCACAATCAGTATGCGGGTTCGTGCTGGATGGATTGTGGCAGCCGCGGATCACCAATCGGTACGAGCCGGTGCCCGGCAGTCAGCAAAAGGGCGCCGAGGAAATAGATGCTGCCGACGGTGAGTAGCAGGCCGAGCTCGATCACGCCGAGCTTGAGTGTCGGACCGAGTTCGGGCATCACCAGCCAGACGATGTCGAGGTAGTGCATCGCCAGCAGCCACAGTGCCCAGCAGGCAAGCACTGCCGGCCGGCGCTTGGTATGCCGTGTCATGAGGCCGAGGAAGGGGATCAGGAAGTGGCCCAGCAGCAGGACCAGGAGGACGACGGTCCAGGGGCCGAAGTCTGCGGGAACGGTGCTCGCGCCGCGGATGCGGAGCCAGCCGACCATCTCGGGGATATGGGCGTACCACAGCAGCAGGTATTGGCTGAAGGCGATGTAGCCCCAGAAGAACAGGAAGGCGAACAGCAGCCGGCCGAGGTCGAGGTAGTGCTCGGTACCGATGGCGGGCGGGAGCAGGCCGCGGCGCTGGAGCAGGAAGACGGCCAGTACGAGAGTGGCGAGGGTGCCGACGGCGGCGCCAGCGAAGTAGTAGACGCCATAAATGGTGCTGTACCAGTGGGGGTTGAGGGACATCAGCAAGTCGAAGGCGCCGACCATGAGCGTGAGACCGAGGAGCAGAGCGCCGCCACCGGCGGACCGCTCCATGCGCTGGGTGATCGCGATGTCGCCGGTTGCGTCCTGCCGCAGCGAGTCGCGGTAGTAGCGCAGTCCCAGCCAGCTCCACACCGCCAGCAGCAGCGCCCAGCGCAACAGGAAGAACGGCGTGTTCAGCCACGGGCGCTTCTTGAGCGTGAAGGCGTCGAGCTGGCGATGTTCGTATCCCGGTGCGGCAGCCGTGTTGGCCGTCTGGGCCGGATCAATCTCCGCGTGGCCTCCGCTGTCGTCAGCAAGAAGTGGTATGGGTGTGTGGTCGTGGACGATGGCGGTGGAGTCGGGTTGTGCCCAGGGGTAAATTTCGCCTCCACCACGCAGCACGGAGACCGCGATCGGGATAAACAGAATACCGACGGTTACGACATTCGCCGCCAGGATCTCGGCGGGGCGGCGGATCAACACAGACCATCCGGCGCGCGTCAGGTGCTGCATGATGACGAAGAAGAGCCCGCCCAATGACAGACTGAGGACGAACGCGAAGGCGACGAGGTAGGCCATCATGACGCGCGGCCAGGGGTCGGAGACAAACGCGGCGTGCAGGCCGGCGGCCGTGAACCCCGCGGCACCAAGCAGCATGAGCGCGAACACAGTGCGGCGGCCAGGCGGTGCGGCGGGCGGCAGCGAAGCGAGAGACCGGTCACCCTGCGTGGTGTGATCCATCGGGTTACTCCCCGGAAGCGGGTGAGGTTGGCGGCCCGGGGGCGACGGTTGCCTGCAAATGGCGGATATAGGCGACCGTGGCCCAGCGGTCGTGGACGTCGAGTTGGTCTGCGTGTGGCGGCATGTTGCGGATGCCTTGCCGGATCGTGTTGTACAGGTGACCGTCGGGTCGCTCGCGCACCTCGTTACTCAGCAGTGAGGTGGGCGGTACCCAACGGGCCTGGTTGTTCTGCACTGCCCACACATGGAGCGGGCCGCGGCCGGTCCCGTCTTCGCCGTGGCAGACGACACAGGCGATGTTGAAAGCGATACGGCCGCGCTCGAGTAGTTCGAGGTCGGGCTTGATCTGGGCGGGGAGGCCGTCGAAAAAGTGGAGTTCCTGCGTCCCGGACTGCGGCTGGGCCCGGATTGCGAAACCACGGAAGTAATGGTCGTCGATGGCGAGCCGGCCACGCGCGACGGTACCGGGTGGCGGCAGGCGCATGGCGCGGCCGTCAGCGAATGCGGTACTGGCGGCCTGCGGGCCATAGCGCGGCTGGTTAGCCATATCCTGGAGGGGCTGGATGCGCGGAAAAGGCGAAATGCGCCCGCGCTGGACAAGGAGGATGACAGGCGGAATTGCGGCGACGATGAGGAGGACGAGCAGCGCGGCGATCATCCAAGCCGGGGGGCGCGGGAGACGCAACTCGCGCTGCAACCGCAAAGGTGAGGGAAAAGGGAAGCGTTCTTCGTGATAACGTCGCACGATGGATTCCTCAGCGTTTCGGTAGCGTCACCCTCAGTCCGTCACCACCTCGATGTGGATTGCGCCCAGGGATTCGAGCAGAGCACGGTTCTCGACCGGATCGAACCTAGGATCCTCCGCCTCAATGACCACGAAGAAGCCGTCCGCGGTGGCCCGCAGGAAACGCGTACTTTTCAGCAGCGGATTGCTGAGCATGGGCTGTTTGTTCAGGCCGAAAAGCCCCAGTACGGTACCGAATGCGGCGAGCAGGACGGCGGTTTCAAAGATGATGGGGATGTTCGCCGCGAGACTGAAGCGTGGCTTGCCACTGACCAGGTACTCATAACCCTGGAAAGGGGTCGGTACGCCGGGGAAGGTTGTGGCGTTCGTCCACCCGACCAGCAGCAATCCGAGCAAGGCACCGATCCCCCCGTGGACGAGGGCGATCCAGGGCAGGATGGTTGGGCGCAGCCCCATCGACTTATTGATGCCGTGGATCGGGAAGGGGCTGTGAACGTCCCACACCTCGAACCCCAGATCACGAATCTGTTCGGCGGCGGTCATCACACCGTCAACGTTGGAGAACTCTGCGACGATGGCGAAGGGGCGCGGTAGTGAGGTTGCGGGGGCGGCAGATGTCGGGGGGCTCGGACCGGCGGTCATCGCTGGCACCTCATGGTGGTGGTGTTACGTCCACGGGCTACCGCGGCGCAATTCGGGTGGTGTATCGGGGTCGGGCTGATAGTCGAAACGCTGCGGCCCGTGCGTGGGGCGGGCCTGTGGCATAACAGTCTTGACTTCTGCCATGGCCACCACCGGGAGGAAGCGGCAGAACAGCAGGAAAAGGGTGAAAAACAGGCCGAAACTGCCGGCAAACATGCCGATGTCGACCCAGGTGGGGCTGAACAGCGCCCAGCTGGACGGCACGAAATCGCGGTGCAGCGAGGTGACCACGATCACGAAGCGCTCGAACCACATGCCGATGTTCACGGCCATTGCGACGCACAGGATGGTCCAGACGTTGGTACGGATGCGACGGAACCAGAGCAACTGCGGGATGCAGACGTTGCAGGCAATCATGGTCCAGAATGCCCAGGCATAGGGTCCGAGCGCGCGGTTGAGGAACGCGAACTGCTCGAAGTGGTGCTGGCTATACCAGGCGGTGAAGAACTCGACTGCGTAGGCCGAGGCGACGATCAGCCCTGTGCCGAGCATGATCTTGCACATGTTCTCCAGGTGCCGCATGGTGATCAGATCCTGGAGGCCGAACCACAACCGGGCGGGGATCGCCAGCGTGAGCACCATCGCGAAGCCGCCGAAGACGGCACCGGCAACGAAGTAGGGCGGGAAGATCGTCGTGTGCCATCCGGGGAGCAGGGACACGGCGAAGTCGAACGACACCACGCTATGCACCGAAAGAACCAGTGGCGTGGCGAGTGCGGCGAGGATCAGGTAGGCGCGCTCGAAGCGCAGCCAGTGGCGGTTTGAGCCGGTCCAGCCGACCGCGAGCAGGCCGTAGATGATTTGCGGGAGGCGCCGCCGGGCGCGGTCGCGCAGTGTCGCAAGATCCGGGATCATGCCGACGTACCAGAACATCGCCGACACAAGTGCGTAGGTTGTTACCGCGAACACGTCCCACCACAGCGGGCTGCGGGCCTGGGGCCAGACCGCCATCTGGTTCGGATACGGCGCCAGCCAGTACACCAGCCAGACGCGTCCGACGTGCAGCGCGGGAAACAGGCCGGCGCACATCACAGCGAAGATCGTCATCGCCTCTGCCAGCCGATTGACGCCGGTGCGCCAGTTTTGCCGCAGCAGAAACAGGATCGCCGAGATCAGCGTGCCGGCGTGGCCAATGCCGACCCAGAAGACGAAGTTCACGATGTCGAAGCCCCAGCCGACGGTGTTGTTGTTGCCCCACACACCGACGCCGGTAGTAAGCAGGTAGCCCACGGTGACGAACAGCAGCGACAGCAGGGCGAGGGCTACGGCGAAGGCGAGATACCACGCCGGGGGAGTCGGTCGGAACGTGAGTCCGACCACCTTGTCCGTCAGCGTCGTGAAGTCGTGCCCGCCCAGCACGAGTGGTGCACGGCTGCGCGGATCCTCGGAGAGGTTCGCGGCGGCATCCGCGGGGGGGACGTTTCCCGACGTCGGGATCGTGGCCATCATGCATCCTTCGCGGTTGAAGCGGGGTTGCGGATCTTGGCCAGGTACTGGGTGCGGGCCCGCAAGCCCAAGTCGTCGAGCATCGCGTACGCACGATGGGCGGCGCGCAGCTTCGAAACCCGGCTCTCGGGATCGTTGAGGTCGCCGAAGACGATGGCCCCGGTGGGACAGGCCGCGGCGCAGGCGGGTTGCACCTCGCCGTCCAGCACGCGCTCGCTGGCCCGCCGGCCCGCGGCCCACTCGGTCTTGGCGCGTACACGGGCCTCCTGAATGCGGTGCGAGCAGTAGGTGCACTTCTCCATTACGCCGCGCATCCGCACGGTCACCGCCGGGTTGAAACGCGAACGGCTGATCTCGTCGATGGCGCCGCGCTGCTGCGCATCCGGGATGTTGAGCCAGGGCTGCGGCCGGCCGCGCGGGTCGGTCGCGTGGTAATCGAAGTAATTGAAGCGGCGCACCTTGAACGGGCAATTGTTGGAGCAGTAGCGCGTGCCTACGCAGCGGTTGTAGACCATCACGTTGAGGCCTTCGGTGTCGTGTACGGTGGCGGCGACGGGACAGACCTGTTCACAGGGGGCGGTTTCGCAATGCGCACAGGCCAGCGGCACATGCACCACGTCGGGGTTCTCTACGGGGCCCTTGAAGTAGCGATCAATGCGGAGCCAGTGCATTTCACGCCGATTCGCGACCTGTTGGCGCCCGACGATGGGCACGTTGTTCTCGGCCTGGCAGGCGACCGCGCAGGCGCCGCAGCCCGTACAGGTGTTGAGGTCGATCGCCATGCCCCAGGCGTGTGGTTCATTGAACGCGTGCGGGGGGTTGAAAAGTGGGAGCGCCGCCCCGCCATGCGTGTTTCGCCGGAACAGGTTGCGGTCGGCGCGATACTCGTCCAGTGGCGCCTCGTGGATCAAGTAGCCCGAGCTGCCCTGTTTGCCGATGCGTTTTTCACGGCCCCACATGCCGACCGCGTCGATCAGGTGATGTTCCTGCGTCATGGCGAGGCGGTGGCGGCGACGGGTGCGCGACAACACCATGCCGGCGGCAATATAAGAGGCCGAGCTGGTGCGGAGGGCGTAGGTGTCGAAGCCCACCCCGTTGCCAATGCGGCCGGCCATCGTACGACCGTAACCCAGCGGCAGAACCAATGTCCCGGATGCGAGGCCGGGGG from Phycisphaerales bacterium encodes the following:
- a CDS encoding quinol:cytochrome C oxidoreductase; protein product: MDHTTQGDRSLASLPPAAPPGRRTVFALMLLGAAGFTAAGLHAAFVSDPWPRVMMAYLVAFAFVLSLSLGGLFFVIMQHLTRAGWSVLIRRPAEILAANVVTVGILFIPIAVSVLRGGGEIYPWAQPDSTAIVHDHTPIPLLADDSGGHAEIDPAQTANTAAAPGYEHRQLDAFTLKKRPWLNTPFFLLRWALLLAVWSWLGLRYYRDSLRQDATGDIAITQRMERSAGGGALLLGLTLMVGAFDLLMSLNPHWYSTIYGVYYFAGAAVGTLATLVLAVFLLQRRGLLPPAIGTEHYLDLGRLLFAFLFFWGYIAFSQYLLLWYAHIPEMVGWLRIRGASTVPADFGPWTVVLLVLLLGHFLIPFLGLMTRHTKRRPAVLACWALWLLAMHYLDIVWLVMPELGPTLKLGVIELGLLLTVGSIYFLGALLLTAGHRLVPIGDPRLPQSIQHEPAY
- a CDS encoding cytochrome c; protein product: MRRYHEERFPFPSPLRLQRELRLPRPPAWMIAALLVLLIVAAIPPVILLVQRGRISPFPRIQPLQDMANQPRYGPQAASTAFADGRAMRLPPPGTVARGRLAIDDHYFRGFAIRAQPQSGTQELHFFDGLPAQIKPDLELLERGRIAFNIACVVCHGEDGTGRGPLHVWAVQNNQARWVPPTSLLSNEVRERPDGHLYNTIRQGIRNMPPHADQLDVHDRWATVAYIRHLQATVAPGPPTSPASGE
- a CDS encoding DUF3341 domain-containing protein → MTAGPSPPTSAAPATSLPRPFAIVAEFSNVDGVMTAAEQIRDLGFEVWDVHSPFPIHGINKSMGLRPTILPWIALVHGGIGALLGLLLVGWTNATTFPGVPTPFQGYEYLVSGKPRFSLAANIPIIFETAVLLAAFGTVLGLFGLNKQPMLSNPLLKSTRFLRATADGFFVVIEAEDPRFDPVENRALLESLGAIHIEVVTD
- the nrfD gene encoding polysulfide reductase NrfD → MATIPTSGNVPPADAAANLSEDPRSRAPLVLGGHDFTTLTDKVVGLTFRPTPPAWYLAFAVALALLSLLFVTVGYLLTTGVGVWGNNNTVGWGFDIVNFVFWVGIGHAGTLISAILFLLRQNWRTGVNRLAEAMTIFAVMCAGLFPALHVGRVWLVYWLAPYPNQMAVWPQARSPLWWDVFAVTTYALVSAMFWYVGMIPDLATLRDRARRRLPQIIYGLLAVGWTGSNRHWLRFERAYLILAALATPLVLSVHSVVSFDFAVSLLPGWHTTIFPPYFVAGAVFGGFAMVLTLAIPARLWFGLQDLITMRHLENMCKIMLGTGLIVASAYAVEFFTAWYSQHHFEQFAFLNRALGPYAWAFWTMIACNVCIPQLLWFRRIRTNVWTILCVAMAVNIGMWFERFVIVVTSLHRDFVPSSWALFSPTWVDIGMFAGSFGLFFTLFLLFCRFLPVVAMAEVKTVMPQARPTHGPQRFDYQPDPDTPPELRRGSPWT